GCCGGACCTGCGGCCTTGCCTCTGCCTGTCCTTGAAGAAATTCAGGCCTCTTTTTTGAATTTCAGCAATTCAGGCATGTCCATCACAGAAATCAGCCACAGATCTTCTTATTTTGATGATGTCATCAATGATGCCGTAGACCGGGCCAAACGTCTTTTAGGTCTGGATGACCAATACCATGTGCTTTTCCTCCAAGGTGGGGCGTCTTTACAGTTTGCCATGATTCCCATGAATTTTCTTTCCGGGGATCAAAGCGCCGACTATGTGAATACCGGGACATGGTCCACCAAAGCCATCAAAGAGGCAAAAATCCAGAATAAAAAGCATGTGGTTGTGGCCTCTTCCGAGGACAAGGATTTTTCATATATTCCTGAAAATATCCCCTTCAGCAAAGATGCAAAATATGTCCACATTACCTCTAATAACACGATTAAAGGAACCCAGTTTGCTGAATTCCCAGACACCGGTGGGGTTCCCATTATTGCGGATATGTCTTCTGATATTTTTTCACGCCCCCTTCCCTTGGAAAAATTCGGCATGATTTACGCCGGTGCCCAGAAAAATTTAGGCCCCTCCGGTACCTGTGTGGTGATTTTGCGCAAAGACTTGCTGGAAACAGGCAATGCAGATCTGCCTTCCATGCTCAAGTATTCCACCTATGCAGAAAAGAACTCCATGTACAATACCCCGCCATGTTTCGGTATCTATACCATTGATTTGGTCCTCAAGTGGATTGAAGAGGAGATGGGCGGCCTTGAAAAGATGGAAGCGTATAATAAGGAAAAAGCAGGGTTGTTATACGATTTTATGGAGGCAAGTAATTTTTACCGGGCCACCGCAGCCCAAGGTTCAAGATCCCTGATGAACGTAACCTTCCGTCTGCCCAGTGAAGAGCTTGAACAAAAATTTATAAAAGAGGCAACAGCCAAAGGCCTTGGCGGTCTCAAGGGGCACAGATCCGTAGGCGGATGCAGGGCATCCATTTATAACGCCACCACCATAGAGGGCATTAAAACCCTGGTCGAATTCATGGAAGCGTTTCAAAAGGAGGCTAAATAATGAAGGTGTTGATCAGTGATAAAATGGATGAGTCCGGTATTGATATTTTTAGAAACCAGGATGGTATTGATGTTGATGTCAATACCGGGCTTTCCCCGGAAGAACTCAAAGAGATTATCGGACAATATGATGGCCTGGCCATCCGCAGTTCCACCAAGGTGACCGCAGATCTGCTTGAATCGGCAGGTAACCTTAAGGTCATTGCCCGGGCCGGCATTGGCCTGGATAATGTGGATATTGATGCGGCAACTAAAAAAGGGGTTGCCGTTATGAATACCCCCGGCGGTAACACCGTAACCACAGCCGAGCATGCCATTGCCATGATGATGGCCTTAA
This window of the uncultured Desulfobacter sp. genome carries:
- the serC gene encoding 3-phosphoserine/phosphohydroxythreonine transaminase; amino-acid sequence: MTDQRIINFNAGPAALPLPVLEEIQASFLNFSNSGMSITEISHRSSYFDDVINDAVDRAKRLLGLDDQYHVLFLQGGASLQFAMIPMNFLSGDQSADYVNTGTWSTKAIKEAKIQNKKHVVVASSEDKDFSYIPENIPFSKDAKYVHITSNNTIKGTQFAEFPDTGGVPIIADMSSDIFSRPLPLEKFGMIYAGAQKNLGPSGTCVVILRKDLLETGNADLPSMLKYSTYAEKNSMYNTPPCFGIYTIDLVLKWIEEEMGGLEKMEAYNKEKAGLLYDFMEASNFYRATAAQGSRSLMNVTFRLPSEELEQKFIKEATAKGLGGLKGHRSVGGCRASIYNATTIEGIKTLVEFMEAFQKEAK